The Niastella koreensis GR20-10 genome includes a window with the following:
- a CDS encoding 3-oxoacyl-ACP synthase III family protein — translation MSSALITGTGCYIPPVIKKNSDFVPGKFYTENNLPINVPMVDVIEKFRAITGIRERRYAPDEMSASHMAAQAAQAAIADAGIDQEQIDQIIVAHNYGDIQPNSVQSDTVPSLASRVKNLLGIRNPFCVPYDILFGCPGWLQGVIQAYSFIQAGMAKTCLVIGTETLSRVVDVHDRDSMIFSDGAGACIIERKEAPVSGGVLGTCTRSDTMDEVNFIHFGASYAPETRSNTCFIKMRGRKVYEYAIRHVPTAMKQCIDQSGVSIKDIKKIFIHQANEKMDEAIVKALYGLYGVEEVPEFIMPMCIQWLGNSSVATIPTLYDLVRKEKIQDQHLNPGDVILFASVGAGMNINAVCYKYV, via the coding sequence TCAAGTGCTCTTATTACCGGAACCGGGTGTTATATTCCTCCTGTTATTAAAAAAAATAGCGATTTCGTTCCGGGGAAGTTCTACACTGAAAACAACCTTCCCATCAACGTACCGATGGTGGACGTAATTGAAAAGTTCCGTGCAATCACCGGTATCAGGGAAAGACGATATGCGCCCGATGAAATGAGCGCCTCGCACATGGCAGCGCAGGCTGCACAAGCAGCAATAGCTGATGCCGGCATCGATCAGGAACAGATCGATCAGATCATTGTAGCGCATAATTATGGAGATATTCAGCCCAACTCCGTACAATCAGATACCGTTCCCTCACTGGCTTCCCGGGTTAAAAACCTGTTGGGAATCCGTAATCCATTCTGTGTTCCTTATGATATTTTGTTTGGTTGCCCCGGCTGGCTGCAGGGCGTAATTCAGGCATATTCATTTATACAGGCTGGTATGGCCAAAACCTGTCTGGTGATTGGTACGGAAACCTTATCCAGGGTAGTGGATGTGCATGACAGGGATAGTATGATCTTTTCGGATGGCGCGGGGGCCTGTATTATTGAGCGCAAAGAGGCCCCTGTTTCAGGTGGTGTATTGGGTACCTGTACCCGGTCGGACACTATGGACGAAGTGAATTTTATTCATTTTGGAGCTTCCTATGCGCCTGAAACCCGGTCCAATACCTGCTTTATAAAAATGAGGGGCCGGAAGGTGTATGAATATGCTATCAGGCACGTGCCCACTGCAATGAAACAATGTATCGATCAAAGCGGTGTATCCATTAAAGACATAAAAAAAATATTCATCCACCAGGCCAATGAAAAAATGGATGAGGCCATAGTGAAAGCATTGTACGGATTGTATGGGGTAGAAGAGGTGCCTGAATTTATTATGCCCATGTGTATTCAATGGTTAGGCAACAGTTCGGTAGCCACCATCCCCACTTTGTACGACCTGGTGCGGAAAGAAAAGATCCAGGACCAGCATTTGAATCCTGGCGATGTAATCCTGTTTGCATCTGTAGGCGCTGGTATGAATATCAATGCCGTTTGTTACAAATATGTATAA
- a CDS encoding RNA recognition motif domain-containing protein, producing MNLYVSNLGFQVNDDDLAKLFSQYGQVSSAKVIMDRETGRSRGFGFVEMSSDEEARKAIKELEGKPVEGRSLSVSEARPKSDNRNSFGGGGGRSSGGRNNRW from the coding sequence ATGAATTTGTATGTTTCAAACCTGGGTTTTCAGGTAAATGACGATGACTTAGCAAAATTATTTTCTCAATACGGTCAGGTTAGTTCTGCTAAAGTGATTATGGATAGAGAAACCGGCAGATCTCGCGGTTTCGGCTTTGTGGAAATGTCTTCAGATGAAGAAGCGAGAAAAGCTATCAAAGAACTGGAAGGAAAACCAGTTGAAGGAAGATCTTTATCTGTATCAGAAGCCAGACCAAAAAGCGACAACCGTAATTCATTCGGTGGTGGCGGTGGTCGTAGCTCTGGTGGCCGTAACAACAGATGGTAA
- a CDS encoding Crp/Fnr family transcriptional regulator, which yields MNNDPALPLLRFLQLFRSVADTEQALIREHLQAREVKAGEVLLHTGDKAREYFFIARGVLKITTTNEKGNSVTQFFLKENQFCTILNSFLKNVPAHESIVAACDTELLVFSKSKLLALYKKLPWLAELIGSISQQTLLDKIQLRNAYMGEDATTRYKKFITRQSDVALRVPLSDVASYLGITQQSLSRIRKNIR from the coding sequence ATGAACAACGATCCCGCACTTCCTTTACTTCGTTTTCTACAATTGTTTAGAAGCGTAGCTGATACTGAACAGGCGCTCATCAGGGAACACCTGCAGGCGAGGGAGGTAAAAGCCGGTGAAGTGCTGCTGCATACGGGGGATAAGGCCCGGGAGTACTTTTTTATTGCCCGGGGAGTATTAAAGATCACCACCACCAATGAAAAAGGGAACTCCGTTACCCAGTTCTTTCTGAAAGAAAACCAGTTCTGTACTATCCTCAACAGTTTTCTAAAGAATGTGCCTGCACACGAAAGTATTGTGGCCGCCTGCGATACCGAATTGCTTGTTTTCTCCAAAAGCAAATTACTGGCGCTGTATAAGAAACTGCCCTGGCTCGCAGAATTGATAGGGAGTATTTCACAACAAACGCTGCTGGATAAAATACAACTCAGGAACGCCTATATGGGTGAAGACGCCACTACCCGTTACAAGAAATTTATAACCCGCCAGTCAGACGTAGCTTTACGCGTTCCCCTGAGCGATGTCGCGTCTTACTTAGGCATTACGCAGCAATCGTTAAGTCGCATCCGCAAAAACATCCGCTAG
- a CDS encoding SDR family oxidoreductase, with the protein MDTASLTLAGKEVVILGGSSGLGLATAKAAAHAGASVIIVSGNQQNIDKALKELPAGSKGYAIDLRKEENIKVFFTQCNEFDHLVYTAGENLRLINIDEMDINNAKEFFTLRFWSVLAAIKYGRHKIRKGGSIGLTSGIASQRPGAGWSLGASICGAMEAFGRAMAVELAPIRVNVVMPGVIKTNLWNSMSEADRNDLYNGVGSALLVKRVGEAEEIAQTFLFLMKNQFASGQTFTIDGGTVLV; encoded by the coding sequence ATGGATACAGCATCACTAACATTAGCAGGTAAAGAAGTGGTTATTTTAGGGGGCAGTTCAGGACTGGGCCTTGCCACGGCCAAAGCTGCGGCCCATGCAGGCGCTTCGGTAATTATCGTTTCAGGCAATCAACAGAATATTGATAAAGCATTAAAGGAACTGCCTGCCGGTAGCAAAGGCTATGCGATCGACTTGCGTAAGGAAGAAAACATCAAAGTTTTTTTTACCCAATGCAATGAGTTCGATCACCTGGTATATACGGCCGGGGAGAATCTCAGGTTGATCAACATAGATGAAATGGACATCAACAATGCCAAAGAGTTTTTTACGCTCCGGTTCTGGAGTGTACTGGCGGCTATCAAATACGGACGGCATAAGATCCGGAAAGGTGGTTCAATAGGATTAACCAGTGGTATTGCCAGTCAGCGCCCGGGTGCAGGTTGGTCATTAGGGGCCAGCATTTGTGGCGCCATGGAAGCATTTGGACGCGCCATGGCGGTGGAGCTGGCGCCTATCCGGGTAAATGTGGTAATGCCCGGCGTAATAAAAACTAATTTATGGAACAGCATGAGCGAAGCTGATCGTAATGATCTGTATAACGGCGTTGGCAGTGCGTTACTGGTAAAGCGGGTAGGGGAAGCAGAGGAGATTGCGCAAACGTTTTTATTCCTGATGAAAAACCAATTTGCTAGCGGACAAACGTTTACTATCGATGGGGGTACGGTACTTGTATAA
- a CDS encoding RNA polymerase sigma factor, with the protein MDENLLIQKFNEGDPKAWSELVNRFQPRIYFFLKKFIQDEWQVSVIRDDGFIKIWEKQLKFDSIKELQAFLIIKAKNDTMNYLKSNSSLSNNLLAYSMSHGSEKDTEDNIALELEHANLWAEILQEIDKQPKKRKEVFELFYFAEFEAKDIARMKNIHLSKVYDYKKTVENELKKKFGSALNKVIYLLFITACLLEQII; encoded by the coding sequence ATGGATGAAAATTTACTTATACAGAAATTCAATGAGGGAGATCCTAAGGCCTGGAGTGAATTAGTTAACCGGTTTCAACCCCGGATTTACTTTTTCTTAAAAAAATTTATCCAGGACGAATGGCAGGTAAGTGTGATCCGGGATGATGGGTTTATAAAGATTTGGGAGAAGCAACTAAAGTTTGACTCGATAAAAGAGTTGCAAGCCTTTCTTATTATAAAGGCCAAAAACGATACAATGAATTACCTTAAAAGTAACAGTTCATTGAGTAATAACTTATTGGCCTATTCAATGTCTCATGGCAGCGAAAAAGACACTGAAGATAATATTGCTCTGGAATTAGAGCATGCCAATTTGTGGGCTGAAATTTTGCAGGAAATCGACAAGCAGCCTAAAAAAAGAAAAGAGGTATTTGAATTGTTTTACTTCGCCGAATTTGAAGCCAAAGATATTGCCAGGATGAAAAATATACACCTGAGCAAGGTGTATGATTACAAAAAAACTGTTGAGAATGAGTTAAAGAAGAAGTTTGGATCGGCTTTGAATAAGGTTATTTACTTATTATTTATAACGGCCTGTCTGCTGGAACAGATTATCTGA
- a CDS encoding FecR family protein — protein sequence MEEGINNWATLLKKYLRNNITQEAIEEMERQMEASPIKRQQFQEFTDPDVFFNQLREMHKIDKKKAWQELQAKLPFLHQPTVVINNRSTFSWKVGVKIQSIYRWMADIYKRSIYRWVVRIAAAIIIVVIGNWVFVSVFKNQGFPIKKNSYAVMPNGDEVNLENVSNGTLYKTAGYQINYTNQKLVISMNGAMLNKKLVDKIAVVTAAGKKILVRFSDGTEVQLNTQSSISAPICFRNGRDVVLTGEGYFMVAKNHDVPFVVSLKSKLKVIAEGTTFNICSYENQKVTTTLFEGRVIMKSGSDSILLKEGEQAETINNKKIKAVKNPDLAQAAAWRKGDFYFKNMPIRDVMIEIGRWYGYDVEFSDQGFENELASGKYERNSNIDSLTKALEIFNHININKVGRKLIISPAKK from the coding sequence ATGGAAGAAGGAATCAATAACTGGGCCACGCTTCTGAAAAAGTATTTACGAAATAATATAACCCAGGAAGCAATAGAAGAAATGGAGCGTCAAATGGAAGCTTCTCCAATTAAGCGCCAACAATTTCAGGAATTTACTGATCCTGACGTATTTTTCAATCAGTTAAGGGAGATGCATAAAATTGACAAGAAGAAGGCATGGCAGGAATTGCAGGCAAAATTGCCTTTTCTTCACCAACCAACGGTTGTTATTAATAATCGGTCCACTTTTAGCTGGAAAGTTGGCGTTAAAATACAATCTATTTATAGATGGATGGCTGATATTTATAAACGATCCATTTACAGATGGGTTGTTAGAATTGCAGCTGCCATTATTATCGTAGTTATTGGCAACTGGGTATTTGTTTCCGTGTTTAAAAATCAGGGTTTCCCTATAAAGAAAAATAGTTATGCAGTAATGCCTAATGGGGATGAGGTAAATCTTGAAAATGTTTCCAATGGCACGCTATATAAGACTGCTGGTTATCAAATAAATTATACAAACCAGAAATTAGTGATCAGTATGAATGGGGCGATGTTGAACAAAAAACTGGTTGATAAGATTGCCGTTGTTACAGCCGCAGGAAAGAAAATTTTAGTCAGGTTTTCTGATGGAACCGAGGTTCAGTTAAATACTCAATCTTCTATTAGTGCACCTATTTGTTTCAGAAATGGCCGGGATGTTGTACTTACTGGCGAGGGTTATTTTATGGTTGCCAAGAATCATGATGTTCCATTTGTTGTTTCCCTGAAGAGTAAACTGAAGGTGATTGCCGAAGGAACAACTTTTAATATTTGCAGTTATGAAAATCAGAAAGTTACTACCACGCTTTTTGAAGGAAGAGTAATAATGAAAAGTGGCTCCGATTCAATACTGCTAAAGGAAGGCGAGCAGGCTGAAACGATCAATAATAAAAAGATCAAAGCCGTGAAGAACCCTGATTTAGCGCAGGCGGCTGCCTGGAGAAAGGGCGATTTTTATTTTAAAAACATGCCTATAAGAGATGTAATGATAGAGATAGGGCGCTGGTATGGGTATGATGTAGAATTTAGTGACCAGGGATTTGAAAATGAACTGGCCAGTGGAAAATATGAAAGAAATTCAAACATCGATTCACTTACAAAAGCACTGGAAATATTTAATCATATAAATATAAATAAGGTGGGCAGAAAATTAATAATATCACCAGCTAAAAAATAA
- a CDS encoding RagB/SusD family nutrient uptake outer membrane protein: MKYMTLILLVACISCKKDFLTKNPSSEFITADNLEKIGGLLKDDVLMGETPILGELSSDDYFLNPGRPDQLLPVERNAYNWQHDIYEGEGNIPDWNTPYKQVYYCNTALEKLDAIKGNIDPTQQTIWKQIRGAALFMRAYAFFNLAQIFATPYDKGTAHDVMGIPMPLSSDISYVPDRSMLQVCYDKIISDVREAAGLLPDTLSLITRSNANKPAAYALLARVFMSQRNYKVALIFADSCLSYQKSLIDFNSLKAKDKFPIAEINNETLYRSWMISNSNVIQGGKVFTETIIDSTLYKMYEKNDLRRNIYFGLNGKTQPIFGSNYSGKSYAFSGLATDEMYLVRAECNARDGLIDTAMGDINHLLQFRYKTGTFVTYNAQTIKEALDIILKERRKELVFRGLRWIDLRRLNKEEAGIILTRLVDGNTYTLLPISNKYTLPIPPDALSGSSIRQNDRE; encoded by the coding sequence ATGAAGTATATGACTCTAATATTGCTTGTTGCCTGCATTAGTTGTAAAAAAGATTTTCTGACAAAAAATCCTTCCAGTGAATTTATTACAGCCGATAACCTGGAGAAGATAGGGGGATTGTTAAAGGATGACGTGTTAATGGGCGAAACACCTATATTAGGTGAGCTAAGCAGCGATGATTATTTTTTGAATCCCGGGCGTCCTGATCAACTTTTACCAGTAGAAAGAAATGCGTACAACTGGCAGCATGACATCTATGAAGGGGAAGGTAATATCCCAGATTGGAATACCCCGTATAAGCAGGTCTACTACTGCAATACAGCCCTGGAAAAGCTGGACGCAATAAAAGGAAATATTGACCCAACCCAACAGACAATATGGAAACAAATACGTGGCGCAGCTTTGTTTATGCGGGCCTACGCGTTTTTCAATCTGGCCCAGATCTTTGCAACGCCTTATGACAAAGGAACGGCTCACGATGTAATGGGTATTCCAATGCCACTATCCTCAGATATCAGTTATGTCCCTGACAGGTCCATGCTGCAGGTTTGTTATGATAAAATTATAAGCGATGTAAGGGAAGCCGCAGGCCTGCTGCCTGATACTTTATCATTAATAACCAGAAGTAACGCAAATAAACCTGCTGCTTATGCATTGTTGGCAAGAGTTTTTATGTCGCAGCGTAATTATAAGGTAGCTTTAATATTTGCCGATAGTTGCCTTTCCTACCAAAAATCATTAATAGATTTTAATAGTTTAAAAGCAAAAGACAAATTTCCAATAGCAGAAATAAACAATGAAACATTATACAGGAGCTGGATGATCAGCAATAGCAATGTTATTCAGGGGGGCAAGGTTTTTACTGAAACTATTATTGATTCTACCTTGTATAAAATGTATGAGAAAAATGATCTCCGAAGGAATATTTATTTCGGTCTAAACGGTAAAACGCAGCCAATTTTTGGAAGTAACTATAGTGGAAAAAGTTATGCATTTTCAGGTTTGGCAACCGACGAAATGTACCTGGTAAGAGCAGAATGCAATGCCCGGGATGGGTTGATAGATACGGCAATGGGTGATATAAACCACCTGTTGCAATTCCGATATAAAACCGGAACTTTCGTCACTTATAATGCGCAAACAATAAAAGAAGCTCTGGATATTATTTTAAAAGAGCGCAGGAAAGAGTTGGTGTTCAGAGGGCTGAGATGGATCGATTTGAGAAGACTTAATAAGGAAGAAGCTGGTATTATATTGACCCGTTTGGTAGACGGAAATACATACACGCTTCTTCCCATCAGTAATAAATATACCTTACCTATTCCCCCTGATGCGTTAAGCGGATCGTCAATCAGGCAAAACGACAGAGAGTAG
- a CDS encoding DUF6520 family protein → MKKLKVLFITTAIVLALGSAFATRVCNVCDYSTQYIFSMGAWQDAGEIGYDYVCTGTTGVCTYYRPNPIFQPNYYAPCKAGNYVIIP, encoded by the coding sequence ATGAAAAAATTAAAAGTTCTTTTCATTACGACAGCTATTGTATTAGCATTAGGTTCCGCATTCGCAACCCGTGTATGTAATGTCTGCGACTACTCTACGCAATACATATTTTCCATGGGCGCATGGCAGGACGCGGGTGAAATCGGTTACGATTATGTCTGTACCGGAACTACCGGAGTTTGTACGTATTACCGGCCCAATCCTATATTTCAACCTAACTATTATGCCCCCTGTAAAGCAGGCAACTATGTAATAATTCCATAG
- a CDS encoding phosphodiester glycosidase family protein, whose translation MKGFSLITGLLLTGVIAHAQSDSLRVVKAKWTNKKLAKGVYWKSTRIENNELFNANQEINVIEVAPGNKKVQLHIVHSDSLEKTSQLGQHAHALAAINGSFFKMRGPDPDYRPDLKGVPKLERSKLDHNRSEVYLREHDSLIAPNMVGKKPVRQRHNQGSIAINGSDFFIIAGDSLNLQSENSIKASDVLSTGPLMLMNGVELPIPNDKFCSDRHPRTAMGEKADGTVVFLVVDGRAKEAAGFSIPELQKLMKWLGCRDAINLDGGGSTTMYVKGQPDEGVVNYPSDNKKWDHAGEREVANAIVIIKN comes from the coding sequence ATGAAAGGATTTTCTCTAATTACCGGCTTGTTATTAACAGGTGTTATCGCACACGCGCAATCCGACTCCCTGCGTGTGGTAAAAGCCAAATGGACAAACAAAAAACTGGCCAAAGGCGTATACTGGAAATCGACACGCATAGAAAACAATGAGTTGTTCAATGCCAACCAGGAGATAAACGTTATTGAAGTAGCGCCCGGTAATAAGAAAGTGCAATTGCACATTGTACATTCCGATTCGCTGGAAAAAACTTCGCAGTTAGGACAACATGCACATGCGCTCGCAGCCATCAATGGCTCTTTTTTTAAAATGCGCGGTCCCGATCCTGATTACCGGCCCGATCTGAAGGGCGTGCCAAAACTGGAACGGTCTAAACTGGATCACAACCGTTCGGAAGTGTATTTGCGGGAGCATGATTCTTTGATTGCGCCCAATATGGTTGGTAAGAAACCGGTGCGGCAAAGACATAACCAGGGATCGATCGCTATCAATGGAAGCGACTTTTTTATTATAGCGGGTGATTCACTGAACCTGCAATCAGAAAACAGCATTAAGGCCAGTGATGTGCTTTCAACGGGTCCATTGATGCTGATGAATGGAGTTGAACTGCCTATTCCCAATGATAAATTCTGTAGTGACCGCCATCCTCGCACAGCTATGGGCGAGAAAGCCGATGGTACCGTTGTATTCCTGGTGGTAGATGGTCGCGCAAAGGAGGCTGCAGGATTCAGCATTCCTGAGTTACAAAAACTGATGAAATGGCTGGGTTGCCGCGATGCCATCAACCTCGACGGTGGTGGGTCCACTACTATGTATGTAAAAGGACAACCGGATGAAGGTGTGGTGAATTATCCATCTGATAATAAAAAATGGGACCATGCCGGTGAGCGCGAAGTGGCCAATGCCATTGTGATCATTAAAAATTAA
- a CDS encoding AraC family transcriptional regulator: MGLIAALPEIDKQKESVFVMHEKSEKLIPMHKHTKGQLSYVEGGLAYITTETQTYVVPARHYFWIPKGMVHELEVGSSATVLRSLYYYATDDHTNEFYTKLGIYPASELLIQMINYTERWDERHVNHKDDNFEFLIALKKMLPTLNKVSLPIMLPKTNHEGMQQIIKYLEKHVGNRLVLAEVSKHFAMSERSLSRLFQSTLQMSFLQYVKTLRMIRAIELILQTSKSISDIAYSVGYSAVGPFSDAFYDFTLSRPSDFRKN, from the coding sequence ATGGGTCTTATTGCGGCATTGCCTGAGATTGACAAACAAAAAGAATCGGTGTTCGTGATGCATGAGAAATCGGAAAAGCTTATACCCATGCACAAACACACTAAGGGTCAATTAAGTTATGTGGAAGGCGGACTGGCCTATATTACTACTGAAACCCAAACTTATGTTGTACCCGCCCGGCATTATTTCTGGATCCCCAAAGGCATGGTGCACGAACTGGAAGTAGGTTCCTCTGCTACTGTGCTGCGTTCATTATACTATTACGCTACAGACGATCACACCAATGAATTCTATACCAAATTGGGAATTTACCCCGCCAGTGAGCTATTGATCCAGATGATCAATTATACGGAGCGCTGGGATGAACGCCATGTTAACCATAAAGATGACAATTTTGAATTCCTGATCGCATTAAAGAAGATGTTGCCTACGCTTAATAAAGTATCTCTACCCATTATGCTGCCCAAAACCAATCATGAGGGCATGCAACAGATCATTAAATACCTGGAAAAACATGTAGGAAACAGATTGGTGCTGGCAGAAGTAAGCAAACACTTTGCCATGAGCGAACGCTCCCTGTCGCGGTTATTTCAATCGACCCTGCAAATGAGTTTCCTGCAATACGTAAAAACATTACGCATGATCAGGGCCATTGAATTGATCCTGCAAACCAGTAAGTCCATTTCTGATATCGCCTATTCGGTGGGTTATTCGGCCGTTGGCCCGTTCAGCGATGCGTTTTATGATTTCACATTATCGCGGCCATCTGATTTCAGGAAGAATTAA
- a CDS encoding TolC family protein: MYYYKRLIIASVLLAQYAAVAQQPTDTLRMSLDEAWQKAEAHSRQIEITKKALDIAEEEVKDTRLERLPEVGVTGSVEKASNLAIYEKGIFAPVTQQHEVIHTLYRFGTDFYLNIYNGNKLNLQLEENKLLQRIAGIKTEETKSNIRYKTSALYLDLQKSLIFRNLITSDIADQEKQLKEIKAMQKNGAVLKSDVLRVELDLSKRKMTLVTIENDILIATQKLNIIIGEPDNRVIQPAIFEPGAAAQDDYNKYLATALEHSFSYHISEEQTELSKTNLKKVQSNIRPKVGMYGEFYYANPQIFLFPYNPAWYSLGVTGIKVSLPVSALYHNTHKVRAAKLELEKEEVMHHDTEDKVRQQVWEAYLRYKESLVQIQVATDNVAQAEENARIIRNNYFKQTALVTDLLDADVQLLRTRFELAAARIMAQDKFFLLQNTIGVL; this comes from the coding sequence ATGTATTACTATAAGCGTCTGATAATCGCAAGCGTACTCCTGGCGCAGTACGCAGCCGTAGCACAACAACCAACAGATACCCTTCGCATGAGTCTGGATGAAGCCTGGCAAAAAGCGGAGGCCCATAGCCGCCAGATCGAGATCACAAAAAAAGCATTGGACATTGCAGAGGAAGAAGTTAAGGACACCCGGTTGGAAAGGTTGCCGGAAGTAGGCGTAACCGGTAGTGTGGAGAAAGCTTCCAACCTGGCCATTTACGAGAAAGGCATTTTTGCACCCGTTACGCAACAACACGAGGTGATACATACCTTATACCGGTTTGGTACAGATTTTTACCTGAACATTTATAATGGCAACAAATTAAACCTGCAACTGGAAGAGAATAAGTTGTTGCAACGGATTGCCGGGATCAAGACAGAAGAAACCAAATCGAACATCCGGTATAAAACAAGCGCGCTGTACCTCGATCTGCAGAAATCCCTCATCTTCCGCAACCTCATTACCAGCGATATTGCCGACCAGGAAAAGCAGTTAAAAGAAATAAAGGCCATGCAGAAAAATGGCGCCGTGCTTAAAAGTGACGTATTGCGCGTCGAACTGGATCTCTCCAAACGGAAAATGACCCTGGTGACCATTGAGAATGATATTTTGATTGCCACGCAAAAGTTGAATATCATTATTGGCGAACCGGATAATCGCGTAATACAACCAGCCATATTTGAACCAGGCGCCGCAGCACAGGACGATTACAACAAATACCTGGCGACAGCGCTGGAACATTCATTCAGTTATCATATTTCGGAAGAACAAACGGAGCTGAGTAAAACAAACCTCAAAAAAGTTCAATCGAACATAAGGCCTAAGGTTGGGATGTATGGCGAGTTTTACTATGCCAACCCACAAATATTTTTATTCCCCTACAATCCCGCCTGGTATTCATTAGGGGTAACGGGTATTAAGGTTTCCCTGCCTGTATCGGCCCTTTATCACAATACCCACAAAGTAAGAGCGGCAAAACTGGAACTGGAGAAAGAAGAAGTAATGCACCATGATACGGAAGATAAAGTGCGCCAGCAGGTATGGGAAGCTTATTTACGTTACAAGGAATCGCTGGTACAAATACAGGTGGCGACAGACAACGTAGCGCAGGCGGAAGAAAATGCCCGCATCATCAGGAATAATTATTTTAAACAAACGGCACTGGTCACCGACCTGCTCGATGCCGATGTGCAGTTGTTGCGCACCCGTTTTGAACTGGCTGCCGCCCGCATTATGGCACAGGATAAATTCTTCTTACTACAAAATACAATTGGAGTTCTTTAA
- a CDS encoding HlyD family secretion protein gives MKKKYTVTDRIITKITGWIAVLTILGLAIWGGVTLYGYYKFEQTNDAQVQEYVNPVISRAGGFIVAVKFEENQPVKKGDTLLIIDNREYKLQVAQTTAAIQKSEAQLLVLESNIHTLERNADAVKAQIRANEAKVLKQKLDYERYTDLYKEESATKQKLEDIQAALDVSTSDYQTSQESYNAAESKIEDVRAEKSVVMAEITRLKALLERNKLDVDYTVITASYDGRMGRRTVEVGQMIDAGEVLAFIVNNETDKWVVANFKETQIAQMQIGDTVTILADAFPNKEFKGTIISLSPATGSSFSLLPPDNSTGNYVKIVQRVPVRIRVDGDRKETDVLKVGMNVNVYSPKKQNHG, from the coding sequence ATGAAAAAGAAGTATACGGTCACAGACCGCATCATTACAAAAATTACCGGCTGGATAGCTGTGCTTACCATTCTGGGACTGGCTATCTGGGGCGGTGTGACTTTGTATGGCTATTATAAATTTGAACAAACCAACGATGCCCAGGTGCAGGAATATGTGAACCCTGTTATCTCCAGGGCCGGTGGTTTTATTGTAGCCGTAAAATTTGAGGAGAACCAACCGGTTAAAAAAGGCGATACCTTACTCATCATAGACAACCGCGAGTATAAATTACAGGTAGCGCAAACAACTGCTGCTATTCAAAAATCGGAAGCCCAGTTGCTGGTACTGGAAAGCAATATCCATACCCTGGAACGAAATGCCGATGCAGTGAAAGCCCAGATCAGGGCCAACGAGGCAAAAGTGTTGAAACAAAAACTCGATTACGAACGGTATACAGATCTGTATAAAGAAGAATCAGCTACCAAACAAAAGCTGGAAGATATCCAGGCTGCGTTGGACGTTAGTACCAGCGATTACCAAACTTCACAGGAATCTTACAACGCCGCGGAATCAAAGATCGAGGATGTACGCGCTGAAAAATCGGTGGTGATGGCTGAGATCACCCGTCTGAAAGCATTGCTGGAACGTAATAAACTGGATGTGGACTACACTGTGATCACTGCTTCGTACGACGGCAGAATGGGCCGCCGCACCGTGGAAGTAGGGCAGATGATAGATGCAGGCGAAGTGCTGGCTTTTATAGTGAACAATGAAACGGATAAATGGGTGGTGGCGAACTTCAAAGAAACCCAGATAGCACAAATGCAGATCGGTGATACGGTGACAATCCTGGCCGATGCTTTTCCCAATAAAGAATTTAAAGGCACCATCATTTCTTTATCACCAGCCACAGGGTCCAGCTTTTCTTTGTTGCCGCCTGATAACTCAACCGGTAACTATGTAAAGATCGTACAACGGGTACCGGTGCGCATTCGGGTGGATGGCGATCGTAAGGAAACAGATGTATTGAAAGTAGGTATGAATGTAAATGTGTATTCGCCCAAAAAACAAAACCATGGTTAG